One stretch of Segatella copri DNA includes these proteins:
- a CDS encoding DUF4301 family protein, giving the protein MNQQDLNQISARGISEQQIEHQLEQIKNGFPFLKLEGAAAIGKGIMAPTAQEVEDYEKAWNDYKAEGHKIVKFVPASGAASRMFKNMFAFLDAPYDVPTTDFEKQFFENIKKFAFRKALCDKCHVNNEKGIMCLIKKGDYKAVVANLLKPEGLNYGQLPKGLLQFHEYEDEVRTPMEEHLVEAALYASSNGEANVHFTVSHDHLEIFKQMVAEKADKYAQRYGIKYNISFSEQKPSTDTIAANPDNTPFRNEDGSLLFRPGGHGALIENLNEIDADVVFIKNIDNVVPDRLKAETVTWKQVIAGVLVTLQKQAFNYLKVLDSGQYNHEKLEKIIRFVQRDLCCRKADIKELEDAELVIYLRKKLNRPMRVCGVVKNVGEPGGGPFLTYNQDGTVSLQILESSQIDKNNEEYMKMFTEGTHFNPVDLVCATKDYQGNAFDLPKFVDPSTGFISSKSKNGKDLKALELPGLWNGAMSDWNTVFVEVPLGTFNPVKTVNDLLRDQHQAVEGGIKHEHHHEHGEGGCCGKH; this is encoded by the coding sequence ATGAATCAGCAAGATCTAAACCAAATCTCTGCTCGCGGTATCTCCGAGCAGCAGATTGAACATCAGTTGGAACAAATCAAGAATGGTTTCCCATTCCTCAAGCTCGAGGGCGCGGCTGCCATCGGTAAGGGTATCATGGCTCCTACAGCTCAGGAAGTAGAGGACTACGAGAAGGCGTGGAACGACTACAAGGCTGAGGGTCACAAGATTGTGAAGTTCGTACCTGCTTCAGGTGCGGCAAGCCGCATGTTCAAGAACATGTTTGCATTCCTCGATGCTCCATACGATGTTCCTACTACTGACTTCGAAAAACAATTCTTCGAGAATATCAAGAAGTTTGCTTTCCGCAAGGCACTCTGCGATAAGTGCCATGTAAACAACGAGAAGGGTATCATGTGCCTTATCAAGAAGGGTGATTACAAGGCTGTTGTGGCTAATCTCCTCAAGCCAGAGGGATTGAACTACGGTCAGTTGCCTAAGGGATTGCTCCAGTTCCACGAGTATGAGGACGAGGTTCGCACCCCAATGGAGGAGCACCTGGTTGAGGCTGCGCTCTATGCAAGCAGCAACGGCGAGGCAAACGTTCATTTCACCGTTTCTCACGACCACCTGGAAATCTTCAAGCAGATGGTAGCCGAGAAGGCAGATAAGTATGCACAGCGCTACGGCATCAAGTATAACATCTCTTTCTCAGAGCAGAAGCCTAGCACCGATACCATCGCTGCCAATCCAGACAATACTCCATTCCGTAACGAGGATGGCTCTTTGCTGTTCCGTCCGGGCGGTCATGGTGCACTCATCGAGAACCTCAACGAGATTGATGCTGATGTGGTATTCATCAAGAATATTGACAATGTGGTTCCTGATCGCCTGAAGGCTGAGACTGTTACCTGGAAGCAGGTGATTGCAGGTGTATTGGTTACTCTGCAGAAACAGGCTTTCAATTATCTGAAGGTTTTGGATTCTGGTCAGTACAACCATGAGAAGCTGGAGAAGATTATACGCTTCGTTCAGCGCGATCTCTGCTGCCGCAAGGCTGATATCAAGGAGCTGGAGGATGCCGAACTGGTTATCTATCTGCGTAAGAAGTTGAACCGTCCTATGCGTGTCTGCGGTGTCGTTAAGAACGTAGGCGAGCCTGGTGGTGGTCCATTCCTTACCTATAATCAGGATGGCACTGTAAGCCTTCAGATTCTGGAGAGCTCTCAGATTGACAAGAATAACGAGGAGTATATGAAGATGTTCACCGAGGGTACTCACTTCAACCCAGTAGATCTCGTCTGCGCTACCAAGGATTACCAGGGCAATGCCTTCGATCTTCCTAAGTTCGTTGATCCATCTACCGGTTTCATCTCCAGCAAGAGTAAGAATGGTAAGGATTTGAAGGCACTCGAGTTGCCAGGTCTCTGGAATGGTGCGATGAGTGACTGGAATACAGTATTCGTAGAGGTTCCTCTCGGTACCTTCAACCCAGTGAAGACCGTGAACGATCTGCTCCGCGACCAGCATCAGGCTGTAGAGGGTGGTATCAAGCACGAGCATCATCACGAGCACGGAGAGGGCGGTTGCTGCGGTAAGCACTAA
- a CDS encoding asparaginase: protein MAKPKILIIYTGGTIGMGKDPMTGVLEPLDFNHLVSSMPEFKLIQAEIDVRKFDPPIDSSDMDPMRWAEIVSMISNNYNDYDGFVILHGTDTMAYTSSALSFMLENLTKPVILTGSQLPIGELRTDGKENLMTAIEIASAKNAEGRPMVPEVCIFFNGKLIRGNRAIKINAEGFHAFESFNYPHLCDVGINFQYHDHHILTPDYRKPMVPHLKLDQNVIVFSLFPGIQDNIVRHVMESPDLRGIVMRTFGSGNAPHTPWIMRLLDQAAHRGVNIVNISQCLTGSVEMERYGAGFQLKTAHVISGYDSTVEAMVTKMMYLQGRYADNKKVREKLTESLAGEISI from the coding sequence ATGGCAAAACCAAAGATTCTCATCATCTATACCGGTGGTACCATCGGTATGGGAAAGGACCCGATGACAGGTGTATTGGAACCTCTTGATTTCAATCACCTCGTTTCTTCCATGCCCGAATTCAAGCTCATTCAGGCAGAAATCGATGTGCGAAAATTCGACCCACCTATCGATTCCAGCGACATGGATCCAATGCGCTGGGCAGAAATCGTAAGCATGATATCCAACAACTACAACGACTATGACGGATTCGTAATCCTTCATGGCACCGATACTATGGCTTACACTTCATCTGCCCTATCTTTCATGCTTGAGAATCTGACCAAGCCTGTAATATTGACAGGTAGCCAGTTGCCTATCGGTGAATTGCGAACCGACGGCAAGGAGAATCTGATGACAGCCATAGAGATTGCTTCTGCCAAGAATGCTGAAGGACGCCCTATGGTGCCCGAGGTATGCATCTTTTTCAACGGCAAGCTAATTCGCGGTAACCGTGCCATCAAGATCAATGCCGAGGGATTTCATGCTTTCGAATCATTCAACTACCCTCACCTCTGCGATGTAGGAATCAATTTCCAATATCACGACCATCACATTCTTACACCGGATTACAGAAAGCCAATGGTTCCACATCTGAAGCTCGATCAGAACGTCATCGTATTCAGCCTCTTCCCGGGTATCCAGGATAACATTGTGCGCCACGTGATGGAATCACCAGACCTCCGCGGCATCGTGATGCGTACTTTCGGTTCAGGCAATGCTCCTCACACGCCATGGATCATGCGTCTTCTGGATCAGGCTGCCCATCGCGGAGTAAACATCGTGAATATCAGCCAATGTCTTACGGGCAGTGTAGAGATGGAACGCTACGGAGCCGGCTTCCAGTTGAAAACCGCTCATGTGATAAGCGGATACGATTCTACGGTAGAGGCTATGGTCACCAAGATGATGTATCTGCAAGGAAGATATGCAGACAATAAAAAGGTAAGAGAAAAACTGACTGAATCCCTGGCGGGCGAAATCTCTATATAA
- the thrS gene encoding threonine--tRNA ligase, translating into MVKITFPDGSVREYEQGVTGLQIAESISPALARNVVSCGVNGETVELNRPINEDANVELYKFEDEQGKHTFWHTSAHLLAEALQELYPGIQFGFGPAVESGFFYDVMPAEGQVISENDFAKIEAKMMELAKKNEPVVRKEVAKADALAEFKADGQTYKCEHIEQDLEDGTITTYTQGNFTDLCRGPHLMNTGLIKAVKITSVAGAFWRGDAKREQMTRIYGISFPKKKMLDEYLVILEEAKKRDHRKIGKEMELFMFSERVGKGLPIWLPKGTQLRLRLQELLRSLLKPYNYQEVICPGIGGKSLYVTSGHYAHYGKDAFQPIQTPEEDEEYMLKPMNCPHHCEVYARKPRSYKDLPLRIAEFGTVFRYEKSGELHGLTRVRTFTQDDAHIFVRSEQVKSEFENVIDVILKVFKIFGFENYEAQISLRDPKDTEKYIGSDEIWEESENAIREACKEKGLETREEIGEAAFYGPKLDFMVKDAIGRRWQLGTIQVDYNLPERFKLEYTAEDNSKKTPVMIHRAPFGSLERFTAVLIEHTAGHFPLWLTPDQVAILPISEKFNDYAQKVRQYLDKQGVRALVDDRNEKIGRKIRDNELKRVPYMVIVGEKESAEGLVSMRKQGGGEQATMSMEEFAQRINAEVAEQLKAAEE; encoded by the coding sequence ATGGTAAAAATCACATTCCCAGACGGATCTGTTCGTGAGTATGAACAGGGCGTAACTGGCTTACAAATCGCCGAGAGCATCTCACCGGCTCTCGCTCGCAACGTTGTATCTTGCGGTGTTAATGGTGAGACAGTAGAGTTGAACCGTCCTATCAATGAGGATGCAAATGTAGAACTCTACAAGTTTGAGGATGAGCAGGGTAAGCACACATTCTGGCATACATCTGCCCACTTGTTGGCTGAGGCTCTTCAGGAGCTTTACCCAGGCATCCAGTTCGGTTTCGGTCCAGCCGTAGAGAGTGGTTTCTTCTACGACGTGATGCCAGCCGAGGGTCAGGTGATCTCAGAGAATGATTTCGCCAAGATTGAGGCTAAGATGATGGAACTTGCCAAGAAGAACGAACCTGTGGTTCGCAAGGAGGTGGCTAAGGCTGATGCGCTCGCTGAGTTCAAGGCTGATGGTCAGACTTACAAGTGCGAGCATATTGAGCAGGACTTGGAGGATGGTACCATCACCACATATACCCAGGGCAATTTCACCGACCTTTGCCGTGGTCCTCATTTGATGAACACTGGCCTTATCAAGGCTGTGAAGATTACAAGTGTGGCTGGTGCTTTCTGGCGCGGTGATGCCAAGCGCGAGCAGATGACCCGTATCTACGGTATCAGCTTCCCAAAGAAGAAGATGCTCGACGAGTACTTGGTAATTCTCGAAGAGGCTAAGAAGCGTGACCACCGTAAGATTGGTAAGGAGATGGAACTCTTCATGTTCTCAGAGCGTGTAGGAAAGGGTCTTCCTATCTGGTTGCCAAAGGGTACACAGCTCCGTCTGCGTCTGCAGGAGTTGCTCCGTTCTCTCCTGAAGCCTTACAACTATCAGGAGGTTATCTGTCCAGGTATCGGTGGCAAGAGTCTCTATGTTACATCTGGTCACTATGCTCACTATGGCAAGGATGCATTCCAGCCTATCCAGACACCGGAGGAGGATGAGGAGTATATGCTCAAGCCAATGAACTGTCCTCACCACTGCGAGGTCTACGCTCGCAAGCCACGTTCTTACAAGGATCTTCCTTTGCGTATCGCAGAGTTCGGTACTGTATTCCGCTATGAGAAGAGCGGTGAGCTCCATGGTTTGACTCGTGTTCGTACATTTACACAGGATGATGCCCATATCTTCGTCCGTTCAGAGCAGGTGAAGTCAGAGTTCGAGAACGTAATCGACGTAATCTTGAAGGTATTCAAGATCTTCGGTTTCGAGAACTACGAGGCACAGATTTCTCTCCGCGACCCTAAGGATACAGAGAAGTATATCGGTTCTGATGAGATTTGGGAAGAGAGCGAGAATGCTATCCGCGAGGCTTGCAAGGAGAAGGGACTTGAGACTCGTGAAGAGATTGGTGAGGCTGCCTTCTATGGTCCTAAGCTCGACTTCATGGTGAAGGATGCCATCGGTCGTCGTTGGCAGTTGGGTACCATCCAGGTGGATTACAACTTGCCAGAGCGTTTCAAGCTGGAGTATACTGCCGAGGATAACTCTAAGAAGACTCCTGTGATGATTCACCGTGCACCATTCGGTTCACTGGAGCGATTCACAGCCGTTCTCATCGAGCATACAGCCGGTCACTTCCCATTGTGGTTGACTCCAGATCAGGTTGCAATTCTCCCTATCTCTGAGAAGTTCAACGACTATGCCCAGAAGGTACGTCAGTATCTTGACAAGCAGGGTGTACGTGCTCTCGTTGATGACCGTAACGAGAAGATTGGCCGCAAGATTCGTGACAACGAGTTGAAGCGTGTTCCTTACATGGTCATCGTAGGTGAGAAGGAGAGTGCCGAGGGCCTCGTTTCTATGCGTAAGCAGGGTGGTGGCGAACAGGCTACCATGAGCATGGAAGAGTTCGCTCAGCGCATCAATGCCGAGGTTGCAGAGCAATTGAAGGCCGCTGAAGAGTAA
- the infC gene encoding translation initiation factor IF-3: protein MKNDKMKNQYRVNEQIRARDVRVVSDGGAEVMPARKALELARQQELDLVEISPNAQPPVCRIVDYSKFLYQQKKHAKEMKQKQVKVETKEIRFGPQTDEHDYQFKLKHAMEFLNEGNKVRAYVFFRGRSILFKEQGEVLLLRFANDLEEYGKVEQMPKLEGKKMFLYMSPKKAGTAKKSQQKMDREKREAEAKAAADAERAANAEKNGLLANAKGGDALKKLAEGTED, encoded by the coding sequence ATGAAAAATGACAAAATGAAAAATCAGTACCGCGTAAACGAACAGATTCGTGCACGCGACGTGAGAGTAGTGAGTGATGGTGGAGCAGAAGTGATGCCAGCACGTAAGGCGTTGGAGTTGGCACGTCAGCAAGAGCTTGACTTGGTCGAGATATCTCCTAATGCGCAACCACCCGTTTGCCGTATAGTTGACTATTCTAAATTCCTTTACCAGCAGAAGAAGCATGCAAAGGAAATGAAGCAGAAGCAGGTAAAGGTGGAGACCAAGGAAATCCGTTTCGGACCTCAGACCGATGAGCACGACTATCAGTTCAAGCTCAAGCACGCTATGGAGTTCCTCAACGAGGGTAACAAGGTTCGTGCATACGTTTTCTTCCGTGGTCGCTCTATTCTCTTCAAGGAGCAGGGTGAGGTTCTTCTTCTCCGTTTCGCCAATGATTTGGAAGAGTACGGAAAGGTAGAGCAGATGCCAAAGCTCGAAGGTAAGAAGATGTTCCTCTACATGAGTCCTAAGAAGGCTGGTACTGCTAAGAAGAGCCAGCAGAAGATGGACCGTGAGAAGCGAGAGGCTGAAGCTAAGGCTGCTGCAGATGCAGAGCGCGCTGCTAATGCTGAGAAGAATGGCTTGCTCGCCAATGCTAAAGGCGGCGATGCCCTGAAGAAACTCGCAGAAGGAACAGAGGATTAA
- the rpmI gene encoding 50S ribosomal protein L35 — MPKVKTNSGAKKRFRFTGTGKIKRHHAFHSHILTKKTKKQKRNLLGETLVDRSNLKQVRDLLCLR; from the coding sequence ATGCCAAAAGTAAAGACTAATTCCGGCGCAAAGAAGAGATTCCGTTTCACCGGTACAGGTAAGATTAAGCGTCATCACGCTTTTCACAGTCACATCTTGACTAAGAAGACAAAGAAGCAGAAGAGAAATCTCCTCGGCGAGACTCTCGTAGACCGTTCAAACTTGAAGCAGGTTCGCGACTTGCTCTGCCTCCGTTAA
- the rplT gene encoding 50S ribosomal protein L20, with amino-acid sequence MPRSVNHVASKAKRTRILKLTKGYYGARKNVWTVAKNTWEKGLTYAYRDRRNKKRTFRALWIQRINAAARLDGMSYSQLMGALHKAGIEINRKVLADLAVNNPEAFKAIVAKVK; translated from the coding sequence ATGCCAAGATCAGTAAATCACGTTGCATCAAAAGCAAAAAGAACAAGAATCTTGAAGCTCACTAAGGGTTACTATGGAGCTCGCAAGAATGTATGGACAGTAGCTAAGAACACTTGGGAGAAGGGTCTTACCTACGCTTATCGCGATCGTCGTAACAAGAAGCGCACATTCCGCGCATTGTGGATCCAGCGTATCAACGCTGCTGCTCGCCTCGATGGTATGAGTTACAGCCAGTTGATGGGTGCTCTTCACAAGGCTGGTATCGAGATCAACCGTAAGGTTCTCGCTGACCTCGCTGTTAACAACCCTGAGGCTTTCAAGGCTATCGTTGCAAAGGTGAAGTAA
- a CDS encoding calycin-like domain-containing protein: MKKIFTLVAAALCSMSMMAKDYTCPLVVNMMGTDMPVGDVKVNVDEQGEGKYTMSLLNFDMNGIMPVGNIVIKDVEATKCGNVTMLNAAKDILITAGDKKDAEGNAQEWMGPSLGNVSIIFKGELKGDNFNAYLNIPLAGGMIVGVKLGKNCNEMGQLPNAGFEKFHEASYNDAKSQEPNGWHSFMSSTGSMASRVSAAVHTYASSEVRENAAEDNKQCVKIVSTPVKVGTLVVASANGTITTGRLKAGSMTASSKDNCSFLDFSSTDVDANGDPFYAVLNNKPDSMKVWVKFKAGDGNKNPKATISALLTNGEYAQDPEDKKHAANIIGRANNSSIESKDEWQEITIPFTYDNKNEMPKAALVTMSTCAVPSGGSKSETNPDVLYVDDVEMVYNADVKKVTMDGEDITGKFNESGELEIKNYDKELDINNFQLEAIGAGAYVTKKITADDFDTFVSFTVTSNDLKNCVTRTITLKGYTTGIKNVETLTLPNGVKAIYNTAGQQVTDMQSGQVYIVKYTNGETKKMIKK; the protein is encoded by the coding sequence ATGAAGAAAATTTTTACTTTAGTAGCAGCAGCACTCTGCTCTATGTCGATGATGGCAAAGGACTACACCTGCCCTCTCGTGGTTAACATGATGGGAACGGACATGCCAGTGGGCGACGTAAAGGTGAACGTAGATGAGCAGGGAGAAGGCAAATATACCATGAGTCTGCTCAACTTTGACATGAACGGCATAATGCCAGTGGGCAACATCGTTATCAAGGACGTAGAGGCAACTAAGTGTGGCAACGTCACCATGCTCAATGCAGCAAAGGACATCCTGATTACAGCTGGCGACAAGAAAGATGCAGAAGGCAATGCACAGGAATGGATGGGGCCAAGTCTCGGCAACGTGAGCATCATCTTCAAGGGAGAACTGAAGGGCGACAATTTCAACGCCTATCTCAATATTCCATTGGCTGGCGGCATGATTGTCGGCGTGAAACTCGGCAAGAATTGCAATGAGATGGGTCAGTTGCCAAACGCCGGTTTCGAGAAATTCCACGAGGCATCTTACAACGACGCCAAGAGTCAGGAGCCTAACGGATGGCACTCATTCATGAGTTCTACCGGCAGCATGGCAAGCAGGGTTTCAGCAGCTGTACATACCTATGCATCTTCTGAGGTGCGCGAGAACGCAGCAGAAGACAACAAGCAGTGTGTAAAGATTGTTTCAACTCCAGTGAAGGTGGGTACATTGGTTGTGGCTTCTGCCAACGGTACCATCACCACCGGCCGCTTGAAGGCTGGCAGCATGACTGCATCAAGCAAGGACAACTGCTCATTCCTGGATTTCAGCTCAACAGATGTTGATGCCAACGGCGATCCATTCTATGCAGTGCTCAACAACAAACCTGATTCCATGAAGGTATGGGTGAAGTTCAAGGCTGGCGACGGCAACAAGAATCCTAAGGCTACCATCAGCGCCCTCTTGACCAACGGCGAGTATGCTCAGGACCCAGAGGACAAGAAGCATGCAGCCAACATCATCGGTCGTGCCAACAACTCTTCTATCGAGAGCAAGGACGAGTGGCAGGAGATTACCATCCCATTCACCTACGATAATAAGAATGAGATGCCTAAGGCAGCCCTCGTAACCATGTCAACCTGCGCTGTGCCAAGCGGCGGCAGCAAGAGCGAGACCAACCCAGACGTTTTGTATGTGGACGATGTAGAGATGGTTTATAATGCTGACGTGAAGAAGGTTACCATGGATGGTGAAGACATCACTGGCAAGTTTAATGAATCAGGTGAGTTGGAGATTAAGAATTACGATAAGGAATTGGATATCAATAATTTCCAGTTGGAAGCTATCGGTGCTGGTGCCTACGTTACCAAGAAGATTACCGCTGATGATTTTGATACCTTCGTAAGCTTCACCGTTACTTCCAACGACCTGAAGAATTGCGTAACCCGCACCATCACCCTCAAGGGCTATACCACTGGCATCAAGAACGTTGAGACCCTCACCCTGCCAAACGGCGTGAAGGCTATCTACAACACGGCTGGTCAGCAGGTTACAGACATGCAGAGTGGTCAGGTTTACATCGTGAAGTACACCAATGGTGAAACCAAGAAGATGATTAAGAAGTAA
- a CDS encoding porin family protein: MKKSFIISAAALSLFAIQARGQKLGELLHNFTYQARIGYNLGGTAPIGMPATIRTLHSYTLQPNLLLGIDAHYPLDNKWGLMFGLHFEGKGMKIDAGVKNYHMTMVKGGEQLEGMFTGNVITKVDQSLATIPVQATYDITEKLRLKLGPYFSYVTAHKFEGNAYDGYLRQGDPTGPKVELGHEDGERGEYDFSSDMRNWQFGIDVGADWYFSKRWGAYVGLTWGLTEVFKKDFHVIEQPMYPIYGTIGLSYQLK, encoded by the coding sequence ATGAAAAAGTCATTCATCATATCAGCCGCTGCCCTATCCCTCTTTGCCATTCAGGCACGGGGACAGAAGTTGGGAGAACTGCTCCACAATTTCACCTATCAGGCGCGCATAGGCTACAATCTAGGTGGCACAGCCCCTATCGGCATGCCAGCCACCATCCGCACCCTGCACAGCTATACACTACAGCCTAACCTGCTGCTCGGCATCGATGCCCATTATCCCCTGGACAACAAGTGGGGCCTGATGTTCGGCCTCCACTTCGAGGGCAAGGGTATGAAGATTGATGCGGGTGTGAAAAACTACCACATGACTATGGTGAAAGGTGGTGAGCAGCTGGAGGGTATGTTTACGGGCAACGTGATAACAAAGGTTGACCAAAGCCTTGCAACCATCCCAGTGCAAGCCACTTACGACATCACAGAGAAGCTTCGCCTGAAGCTGGGTCCTTACTTTTCTTATGTCACCGCACATAAATTTGAGGGCAATGCCTACGACGGTTATCTGCGACAGGGCGACCCTACGGGACCTAAGGTTGAGCTGGGTCATGAGGACGGAGAGCGTGGCGAATACGACTTCTCAAGCGATATGCGCAACTGGCAGTTTGGCATCGATGTGGGTGCCGACTGGTATTTCTCGAAGCGCTGGGGTGCCTACGTGGGCTTAACCTGGGGCTTGACGGAAGTATTCAAGAAAGACTTCCACGTGATAGAGCAACCGATGTATCCTATCTACGGCACCATCGGACTGAGCTATCAGCTGAAATAG
- a CDS encoding PCMD domain-containing protein → MKQSRFIVAALSMSCITTLSSCFKEEPLNAECDIEQAFVATNGQWENCFLNATDTLKNVMSTDQEISFLVKRGTDLSHFAPKFNLTPGATLSPANGSEQDFTNGPVIYTVTSEDGSWKRQYKVRFTFPPIIYEEMKYDFENYFLNENKPIHRYYVWSDKNDDGTLANNWATGNPGFNMSKGSAKPDEYPTVPVKEGYDGACVKLTTCDTGSFGSMAKMPIAAGNLFIGKFDATQALKDAMKATQFGVPVSFKPTRFSGYYKYKRGDVFTNRQKKVVEGKKDYGTIYAVFYDNHDEEGNSVVLYGDNVQTSPQVVALAIVPDIDDTPEWTHFDIDFIYKKEVDAQKLKNMGYSMAIVSSSSVEGASFMGAIGSTLWVDKFRITCEKE, encoded by the coding sequence ATGAAACAGTCTAGATTTATAGTAGCCGCTCTATCAATGAGTTGTATCACTACCCTCTCCTCCTGCTTTAAGGAAGAACCGCTCAATGCCGAATGCGACATCGAGCAGGCTTTCGTTGCTACCAACGGACAGTGGGAAAACTGTTTCCTCAACGCCACTGATACGCTCAAGAACGTGATGTCAACAGATCAGGAAATCAGCTTCCTCGTGAAACGTGGCACCGACCTCAGCCACTTCGCTCCGAAGTTCAACCTCACTCCTGGCGCTACCCTATCACCTGCCAACGGTTCAGAACAGGACTTCACCAACGGTCCGGTCATCTATACCGTAACATCAGAAGACGGCAGCTGGAAACGCCAATATAAAGTGAGATTCACCTTCCCACCCATCATCTACGAAGAGATGAAGTACGATTTTGAAAACTACTTCCTCAACGAAAACAAGCCTATACACAGATATTATGTATGGAGCGACAAGAACGATGATGGTACGCTCGCCAACAACTGGGCCACCGGAAACCCGGGCTTCAACATGAGCAAGGGTTCGGCAAAACCGGATGAATACCCTACCGTGCCCGTGAAAGAAGGCTACGACGGCGCCTGCGTGAAACTCACCACCTGCGACACCGGAAGCTTCGGTTCGATGGCCAAGATGCCTATTGCTGCCGGCAACCTCTTTATCGGTAAGTTCGATGCCACACAGGCACTGAAGGATGCCATGAAGGCTACCCAGTTTGGCGTGCCGGTAAGTTTCAAGCCTACCAGATTCAGCGGCTACTACAAATACAAGCGTGGCGATGTGTTCACCAACCGCCAGAAGAAGGTGGTGGAAGGCAAGAAAGACTACGGCACCATCTATGCCGTGTTCTACGACAACCACGACGAGGAGGGCAACAGCGTCGTGCTCTATGGCGACAACGTGCAGACCAGTCCACAGGTAGTGGCACTCGCCATCGTGCCTGATATCGACGACACACCAGAGTGGACCCACTTCGACATCGACTTCATCTACAAGAAGGAGGTGGATGCACAGAAGCTGAAGAACATGGGCTACAGCATGGCCATCGTCAGTTCATCGAGCGTAGAAGGCGCCTCGTTCATGGGAGCCATCGGAAGCACCCTGTGGGTTGACAAATTCCGCATCACCTGCGAAAAAGAATAA